A window of Streptomyces marispadix contains these coding sequences:
- a CDS encoding DUF4190 domain-containing protein, whose translation MSGAEAAGAGRGGAGEEGRAPRSALAARVRDADGMAVASFVMGLAGLLVFNLVLGPCALVLAGLALARGTTRRGRAVFGLALGAADLAVLVAVAAADQTFSWSITG comes from the coding sequence ATCTCCGGCGCCGAAGCCGCCGGAGCCGGAAGGGGCGGCGCCGGCGAGGAGGGCCGCGCACCGCGCTCCGCCCTCGCCGCACGGGTACGGGACGCCGACGGCATGGCCGTCGCCTCCTTCGTGATGGGCCTCGCCGGGCTGCTCGTCTTCAACCTCGTGCTCGGCCCGTGCGCGCTGGTGCTCGCCGGGCTGGCCCTGGCGCGCGGCACCACGCGCCGTGGCCGTGCCGTGTTCGGGCTGGCTCTCGGCGCCGCGGACTTGGCCGTACTCGTCGCCGTCGCCGCCGCCGACCAGACGTTCTCCTGGAGCATCACCGGCTGA
- a CDS encoding class II glutamine amidotransferase, giving the protein MCRHLAYLGPQSTLADIVLAPPHGLYEQSWAPRMQRHGTVNADGFGLGWYPEPRAEHRPPTGPEAAAGPGASPSGEEIPARYRRAVPVWADPNLRDLARAVRSTAVLAAVRDATEGTAQDETAAAPYADGRLLFSHNGAVRDWERLVEDLDEPMEPAGLLALEARCDSALLWALLIRRVRAGEPVEDALAWLAAGVGEIRPGARLNFLLTDGRTIWATRRGDTLWYRTGPGSVRVASEPDAALPEPGPEPGPATPFGPGAGPVTASASAPVPAYESGTDADPEHGWQEVPEESLLVATVSSVRTVPLVHAAGRPPAQLHGGVDGIHARRTS; this is encoded by the coding sequence ATGTGCCGCCATCTCGCCTATCTGGGGCCGCAGTCGACGCTCGCCGACATCGTGCTCGCCCCGCCCCATGGCCTCTACGAGCAGTCGTGGGCGCCCCGCATGCAGCGGCACGGGACGGTCAACGCCGATGGTTTCGGGCTGGGCTGGTATCCCGAGCCCCGGGCTGAGCATCGGCCGCCGACCGGGCCGGAAGCGGCGGCCGGACCCGGCGCCTCACCGTCCGGAGAGGAGATCCCCGCCCGCTACCGCCGCGCCGTCCCCGTATGGGCGGACCCCAACCTGCGGGACCTGGCAAGAGCCGTACGCAGCACGGCGGTTCTCGCCGCCGTGCGCGACGCCACCGAGGGCACGGCGCAGGACGAGACCGCGGCGGCGCCGTACGCCGACGGGCGGCTGCTCTTCAGTCACAACGGCGCAGTACGGGACTGGGAGCGCCTTGTCGAGGACCTGGACGAGCCGATGGAACCGGCCGGCCTGCTGGCGCTGGAGGCCCGCTGCGACTCCGCGCTGCTGTGGGCACTGCTCATCCGGCGGGTCCGCGCGGGGGAGCCGGTGGAGGACGCACTGGCCTGGCTCGCGGCGGGCGTCGGGGAGATACGCCCCGGCGCCCGGCTCAACTTCCTCCTCACGGACGGCCGTACGATCTGGGCCACCCGCCGCGGCGACACCCTCTGGTACCGCACGGGGCCGGGAAGCGTGCGTGTCGCCTCCGAGCCGGACGCCGCTCTGCCCGAGCCCGGGCCCGAGCCCGGCCCCGCGACCCCGTTCGGGCCCGGCGCTGGTCCCGTGACCGCGTCAGCCTCCGCCCCCGTACCCGCGTACGAATCGGGGACGGACGCGGACCCGGAGCACGGCTGGCAGGAGGTGCCCGAGGAGTCGCTGCTCGTGGCCACCGTCTCGTCCGTACGTACCGTCCCGCTGGTCCACGCCGCCGGACGCCCACCGGCACAGCTCCACGGAGGCGTCGACGGCATCCACGCAAGGAGAACCTCATGA
- the egtD gene encoding L-histidine N(alpha)-methyltransferase: MTGRFELNRRLSDGYFTDTLHTDVLKGLTGRPKSLPPKWFYDARGSELFEEITKLPEYYPTRAEHSILAVRCDEIASATGARTLVELGSGSSRKTRMLLDALLRHGTLESYAALDVSADALREAGDRLCREYPDLKVTGCVTDLDSDLGLPDDAPGPRLVAFLGGTLGNLDGDARPAFYAALRGELRSGDALLLGADLVKDPAVLVPAYDDAQGVTAEFDKNLLRVLNRELGARFDPDAFEHAAVWNEGEERVEMRLRSRIAQTVELPALEAAAEFEAGEEMLTEIAVKFRRESLTAELARAGFGLSHWWTDEEERFALLLAEPVRDGRSPM, encoded by the coding sequence ATGACGGGCCGTTTCGAGCTGAACCGCCGTCTGTCCGACGGCTACTTCACCGACACCCTCCACACCGACGTGCTCAAGGGCCTGACGGGCCGCCCCAAGTCGCTGCCGCCGAAGTGGTTCTACGACGCACGCGGAAGTGAACTCTTCGAAGAGATCACGAAGTTGCCCGAGTACTACCCGACGCGTGCCGAGCATTCCATTCTCGCCGTGCGGTGCGACGAGATCGCCTCGGCCACGGGCGCGCGCACGCTCGTCGAGCTGGGCTCCGGATCGTCCCGTAAGACGCGGATGCTGCTGGACGCCCTGCTGCGGCACGGCACCCTGGAGTCGTATGCGGCGCTCGACGTGAGCGCGGACGCACTGCGCGAGGCCGGCGACCGGCTGTGCCGGGAGTATCCGGACCTCAAGGTCACCGGCTGCGTCACCGACCTCGACAGCGACCTCGGACTGCCCGACGACGCGCCCGGGCCGCGGCTCGTGGCCTTCCTGGGCGGCACTCTCGGCAACCTCGACGGCGACGCGCGGCCCGCTTTCTACGCCGCGCTGCGAGGCGAACTGCGGTCCGGCGACGCCCTGTTGCTCGGTGCCGACCTGGTGAAGGACCCGGCGGTGCTCGTACCGGCGTACGACGACGCGCAGGGCGTGACCGCCGAGTTCGACAAGAATCTGCTGCGGGTGCTGAACCGCGAACTGGGCGCGCGGTTCGACCCGGACGCCTTCGAGCACGCAGCGGTGTGGAACGAGGGCGAGGAACGCGTCGAGATGCGGCTGCGTTCCCGCATCGCGCAGACGGTGGAGCTGCCCGCGCTGGAGGCGGCGGCCGAGTTCGAGGCGGGCGAGGAGATGCTCACCGAGATCGCGGTGAAGTTCCGCCGCGAGTCGCTCACCGCCGAACTGGCCCGCGCGGGCTTCGGGTTGAGCCACTGGTGGACGGACGAGGAGGAGCGCTTCGCGCTCCTCCTGGCCGAGCCGGTGCGGGACGGGCGGTCGCCGATGTAG